One Glutamicibacter halophytocola DNA segment encodes these proteins:
- a CDS encoding gamma carbonic anhydrase family protein, protein MSHIITIDGSTPQVAENVFVAPTAVLSGDVVLETRASAFYGVSVRGDSAPIRVGEGTNLQDNVVLHADAGFPCTLGAGVSVGHSAVVHGATVGDGCLVGMSATIMNGAVIGEQSLVAAGALVLEGTQVPPRSLVAGVPAKVRRELSDEEVAGLNVNAEHYLELAAKHLAANS, encoded by the coding sequence ATGAGCCACATTATTACTATTGACGGGTCGACCCCGCAGGTCGCCGAGAACGTTTTTGTCGCCCCCACCGCCGTGCTGAGCGGGGACGTGGTGCTGGAGACTCGGGCCAGCGCCTTCTACGGGGTTTCCGTGCGCGGCGACTCGGCTCCGATTCGCGTGGGTGAAGGCACCAATTTGCAGGACAACGTGGTGCTTCACGCGGATGCCGGCTTCCCGTGCACCCTGGGCGCGGGAGTGTCGGTCGGCCACTCGGCAGTAGTGCACGGCGCCACCGTGGGCGACGGCTGCTTGGTGGGCATGAGTGCCACCATCATGAACGGCGCGGTGATCGGCGAGCAGTCGCTCGTGGCCGCCGGCGCGCTGGTGCTGGAAGGCACCCAGGTTCCACCGCGCTCGCTGGTGGCCGGCGTTCCGGCCAAGGTGCGCCGTGAACTCAGCGATGAAGAGGTTGCAGGGTTGAACGTCAACGCCGAGCATTACCTCGAATTGGCGGCCAAGCATTTGGCTGCGAACTCCTAA
- the purU gene encoding formyltetrahydrofolate deformylase — protein sequence MNNFIVTLSCIDRPGIVHAISGGLLGAGCNITESQQFLSPETGTFFMRIEVTTEQSLVQIRAGLAPIRDDFHMSLRVADGAKRTRTMLMCSKAGHALNDLLFAQRSGTLPIDVPVIVSNHLDLKPMADFYGVEFVHLPVTKENKSQSEAELLKLTEDYNIELVVLARYMQILSDSLCERMEGRVINIHHSFLPSFKGAKPYHQAYARGVKLIGATAHYVTADLDEGPIIDQEVTHVSHTRTAEQLVELGRSVEGRTLTRAVQWHAEHRVMLDGQRTIVFS from the coding sequence ATGAACAATTTCATCGTCACCCTCTCCTGCATCGACCGACCCGGCATCGTCCACGCCATTTCCGGAGGTCTGCTGGGTGCCGGTTGCAATATCACCGAGTCCCAGCAGTTCCTCTCGCCGGAGACTGGCACCTTCTTCATGCGCATCGAGGTCACCACTGAGCAGTCACTGGTGCAGATCCGCGCGGGGCTCGCACCAATCCGCGACGACTTCCACATGTCCCTACGCGTGGCTGACGGCGCCAAGCGCACCCGCACCATGCTCATGTGTTCCAAGGCGGGGCATGCGCTCAACGACCTGCTGTTCGCCCAGCGTTCCGGCACCTTGCCCATTGATGTGCCGGTGATCGTTTCCAACCACCTTGATTTGAAGCCGATGGCCGACTTCTACGGCGTGGAATTCGTTCACCTGCCGGTGACTAAGGAGAACAAGTCGCAGTCCGAGGCCGAGCTGCTCAAGCTCACCGAGGACTACAACATCGAACTGGTGGTGCTGGCCCGCTACATGCAGATCCTCTCCGACTCGCTGTGCGAACGGATGGAAGGCCGCGTCATCAACATCCACCATTCCTTCCTGCCATCCTTCAAGGGTGCCAAGCCCTACCACCAGGCCTATGCACGTGGCGTGAAGCTGATCGGCGCCACAGCGCACTACGTGACCGCCGATCTGGATGAGGGCCCGATCATCGACCAGGAAGTCACCCACGTCTCGCACACCCGCACCGCCGAGCAGCTAGTTGAGCTGGGGCGCAGCGTGGAGGGCCGGACGCTGACCCGTGCGGTGCAGTGGCATGCCGAGCATCGCGTAATGCTCGACGGCCAGCGGACCATCGTCTTCTCATAA
- a CDS encoding FAD-dependent oxidoreductase, protein MYSTIVIGAGQAGLSAAYHLAKRGVDFLVLDANPGPGGAWQNRWDSLTLGATHHIHPLPGFPLEDQDSTRPASGVVKEYYGEYERRFALPVRHSTTVTSVQRVEDHFEVHADQLYTARTLINATGTWTNPFWPVYPGHFDGLQVHTNGFASPAQFDGKRVLVVGAGASATQFIVQLREAGVDTLWSTRRAPDWREFTGAEWGLEVERQVNERTRAGLPPKSVVGTTGLALTEKMRAGIASGALVSRGKIARLESDAVVFADGSREKIDAILWATGFRHAHRHLRDLKLHTESGGILMDDDGVSATAMPGIFFVGYGASASTLGATRAGRKAALAASKFLTSVAV, encoded by the coding sequence GTGTACTCGACAATTGTGATCGGCGCCGGGCAAGCCGGGCTCTCAGCCGCCTACCATCTGGCCAAGCGCGGCGTGGACTTCCTGGTGCTCGATGCGAACCCCGGACCCGGTGGCGCGTGGCAGAACCGCTGGGACTCCCTGACCCTGGGCGCCACCCACCATATCCACCCGTTGCCCGGCTTCCCGCTGGAGGACCAGGACTCCACGAGGCCTGCCTCGGGGGTGGTCAAGGAGTACTACGGCGAGTATGAGCGGCGCTTTGCGCTGCCGGTGCGGCATTCAACCACGGTTACATCGGTGCAGCGGGTGGAGGATCACTTCGAGGTGCATGCCGATCAGCTGTACACCGCGCGCACCCTTATTAATGCGACCGGTACCTGGACCAATCCGTTCTGGCCGGTGTACCCCGGGCATTTTGACGGGCTGCAGGTGCATACCAATGGGTTTGCCTCTCCTGCCCAGTTTGATGGGAAGCGAGTCCTGGTGGTGGGGGCCGGGGCCAGCGCCACCCAGTTCATCGTGCAGCTGCGCGAGGCCGGAGTCGATACCCTCTGGTCCACTCGGCGAGCGCCGGATTGGCGGGAGTTCACCGGGGCGGAGTGGGGACTGGAGGTGGAGCGCCAGGTCAACGAGCGCACCCGGGCAGGATTGCCGCCCAAATCGGTGGTCGGAACCACCGGGCTGGCGCTGACCGAGAAGATGCGCGCCGGGATCGCTTCCGGGGCGCTGGTATCGCGCGGGAAGATCGCCCGGCTGGAATCGGACGCGGTGGTCTTTGCCGACGGTTCGCGGGAGAAGATCGACGCGATCCTCTGGGCGACCGGCTTCCGCCATGCCCACCGCCACCTGCGCGACCTCAAGCTGCACACCGAGTCCGGCGGCATCCTCATGGACGACGATGGGGTTTCCGCCACCGCGATGCCCGGGATCTTTTTTGTCGGCTACGGGGCTTCGGCCTCCACGCTCGGGGCCACGCGGGCCGGCCGAAAGGCCGCACTGGCGGCGAGCAAGTTCCTGACCTCGGTGGCGGTATAG
- a CDS encoding bifunctional methylenetetrahydrofolate dehydrogenase/methenyltetrahydrofolate cyclohydrolase, whose translation MSARILDGKATAAAIKQELAERVAKLKAAGHTTGLGTILVGNDPGSAWYVGGKHKDCAEVGIESIRVDLPEETTQDELLAKVRELNENPDCTGYIVQLPLPKHIDQDVILEAMDPSKDADGLHPMNLGRLVANVNRPMTSPLPCTPLGCVDLLARHDIDLNGKHVLVLGRGVTIGRPVGLLLTRRSVNATVTLAHTGTTNLPELLAQADVIIAAAGVPHIVKADAIKPGAIVLDVGVSRVDGKVTGDVDPAAAEVASWISPNPGGVGPMTRAMLLNNVVEAAERNAAK comes from the coding sequence GTGAGCGCACGCATTCTCGACGGAAAGGCCACCGCGGCCGCCATCAAGCAGGAACTGGCTGAACGTGTCGCCAAGCTGAAGGCTGCGGGCCACACCACCGGGCTGGGCACCATTCTGGTCGGCAACGATCCAGGCTCCGCATGGTACGTGGGCGGCAAGCACAAGGACTGCGCCGAGGTCGGCATCGAGTCCATCCGCGTGGACCTGCCCGAGGAAACCACCCAGGACGAGCTGCTCGCCAAGGTCCGCGAACTGAACGAGAACCCGGACTGCACCGGCTACATCGTGCAGCTGCCCCTGCCCAAGCACATCGACCAGGATGTGATCCTCGAGGCGATGGATCCCTCCAAGGATGCCGACGGCCTGCACCCGATGAACCTCGGCCGCCTGGTGGCTAACGTGAACCGCCCGATGACCTCGCCGCTGCCGTGCACCCCGCTGGGTTGCGTGGACCTGCTGGCCCGCCACGATATCGACCTGAACGGCAAGCACGTGCTGGTCCTGGGCCGCGGCGTAACCATCGGCCGCCCGGTCGGCCTGCTGCTCACTCGCCGCAGCGTGAACGCCACCGTCACCCTGGCGCACACCGGCACCACCAACCTTCCCGAATTGCTCGCCCAGGCCGATGTCATCATCGCCGCCGCCGGCGTTCCGCATATTGTGAAGGCCGACGCCATCAAGCCCGGCGCGATCGTGCTTGACGTGGGCGTTTCCCGCGTGGATGGCAAGGTCACCGGCGACGTGGATCCGGCCGCCGCCGAAGTGGCCTCCTGGATCTCCCCGAACCCGGGCGGCGTAGGCCCGATGACCCGCGCCATGCTGCTGAACAACGTCGTCGAGGCCGCCGAGCGCAACGCAGCCAAGTAG
- a CDS encoding MFS transporter translates to MSTLTRRPGTSQRRIAFATVIGTTIEWYDFFIYATAAGLVFAHLFFEPAGAQIGLLLSFASVGISFLFRPLGAFLAGHFGDKIGRRAMLVLTLALMGASTTLIGVLPTYETAGVLAPVMLLLLRIIQGISAGGEWGGAVLMAVEHAPKDRRARAGAYPQLGVPLGMLLASGMMALMTGVLSPGEQFLAWGWRVPFLLSFVLIVVGYFIRRAVDESPVFEEIAQKKAQTRVPIVVLFKKHWQLVLIAALIFAGNNAAGYMTTGGFLQAYMTDPNGPVGFTRTQVLLAVSFGAVMWFAFTLLSGVVADKIGRKRTYQIGFVSQLLCIFPLFWLVNTASLPLLYLAFALFAIGLGFSYGPQAALYSELFPASVRFSGVSISYAFGAILGGAFAPMIATALVQATGGTTAVGWYLFALTALSLAAVSLVRDRSGIDLGIGNQSEQEVGALVFDRRTAKQPVPHDAL, encoded by the coding sequence ATGAGCACACTCACCCGACGCCCCGGCACCAGCCAACGTCGCATCGCCTTCGCCACCGTCATCGGCACCACCATCGAGTGGTACGACTTCTTCATCTACGCCACCGCGGCGGGGCTGGTCTTCGCCCACTTGTTCTTCGAGCCGGCCGGCGCGCAGATCGGCCTGCTGCTCTCCTTTGCCAGCGTCGGCATTTCCTTCCTCTTCCGCCCGCTGGGCGCGTTCCTGGCCGGGCACTTCGGGGACAAGATCGGCCGGCGCGCCATGCTGGTGCTTACTTTGGCGCTCATGGGCGCCTCAACCACGCTGATCGGCGTGTTGCCGACCTATGAGACCGCGGGCGTGCTAGCCCCGGTGATGCTGCTGCTCTTGCGCATCATCCAGGGCATCTCCGCCGGTGGCGAATGGGGCGGAGCAGTGCTCATGGCCGTTGAGCATGCCCCGAAGGACCGCCGGGCCCGCGCCGGCGCCTACCCGCAGCTCGGCGTGCCGCTGGGCATGCTGCTGGCCTCGGGAATGATGGCGCTGATGACAGGGGTCCTCTCCCCCGGCGAACAGTTCTTGGCTTGGGGCTGGCGAGTGCCATTCCTGCTCAGCTTCGTGCTGATCGTCGTTGGCTACTTCATCCGCCGCGCGGTGGATGAATCCCCGGTATTCGAGGAAATCGCCCAGAAGAAAGCGCAGACCCGCGTGCCGATCGTGGTGCTGTTCAAGAAGCACTGGCAGCTGGTCCTGATTGCCGCGCTGATCTTCGCGGGCAACAATGCCGCCGGCTACATGACCACCGGAGGGTTCCTGCAGGCCTACATGACCGACCCCAACGGTCCGGTGGGCTTCACCCGCACCCAGGTGCTGCTGGCGGTGTCCTTCGGGGCGGTCATGTGGTTCGCCTTCACCCTGCTTTCGGGGGTCGTGGCCGACAAAATCGGACGCAAGCGCACCTACCAGATCGGCTTCGTCAGCCAACTGCTGTGCATCTTCCCGCTGTTCTGGCTGGTCAACACCGCGAGCCTTCCGCTGCTCTACCTGGCATTTGCCCTGTTTGCCATCGGCTTGGGATTCTCCTACGGGCCACAGGCTGCACTGTATTCCGAATTGTTCCCTGCTTCAGTGCGCTTCTCTGGGGTTTCCATCTCCTACGCCTTCGGCGCGATCCTGGGCGGAGCCTTCGCCCCAATGATCGCCACCGCACTGGTGCAGGCCACCGGCGGGACCACTGCGGTCGGCTGGTACCTGTTCGCGCTCACTGCGCTGTCGCTGGCAGCGGTCAGCCTGGTGCGTGATCGCAGCGGCATCGACCTGGGCATCGGCAACCAGTCCGAGCAGGAAGTCGGGGCACTGGTCTTCGACCGGCGCACCGCAAAGCAGCCCGTGCCGCACGACGCACTGTAG
- a CDS encoding NAD(P)/FAD-dependent oxidoreductase, which yields MSESILIIGAGHAGVQLAESLREHGHDGPITLVDQGAQQPYQRPPLSKDFVASHQAPEMLPLRSEGFYAQQRIELLTSVSATAVDRAARTVDLSNGEQLGYDRMVFATGARNRELACPGARDPRVIGLRTLNDAENLRQKLDGAQRAVVAGAGFIGLEFAAAARARGIDVTVLHSASRVLNRSVSRRLSEWFTKAHRGDGIDLRLSEGVQSIDAHDDLQVHSTERESYRADLVVYGIGVLPNVDLAEASGLACENGILVDASLRTSDERVYAIGDCANVDRGGTRVRLESVQNATDQARNLARTLCGEPAAYSEVAWFWSVQGRHRLQIAGLAQPSDSSMLLGDPESGKFSIAQLRDGQLVAVESVNRPADHAAARKLLSRGESITDAMLASAGSLKELACATPAAA from the coding sequence ATGAGCGAGAGCATCCTGATCATCGGCGCCGGCCATGCCGGCGTGCAACTGGCCGAATCGCTGCGCGAGCACGGCCACGACGGCCCCATCACCCTGGTCGACCAAGGCGCGCAGCAGCCCTACCAGCGCCCGCCGCTGTCAAAGGACTTCGTGGCAAGCCACCAGGCGCCCGAGATGCTGCCGCTGCGATCGGAGGGCTTCTACGCCCAGCAGCGCATCGAGCTGCTCACTTCGGTGAGCGCCACCGCGGTAGACCGTGCGGCGCGCACCGTGGACCTGTCCAATGGGGAGCAACTCGGCTACGACCGGATGGTCTTCGCCACCGGCGCGCGCAATCGGGAACTGGCCTGCCCCGGTGCCAGGGACCCGCGGGTCATCGGACTGCGCACGCTGAACGACGCGGAAAACCTGCGCCAGAAGCTGGACGGCGCGCAACGCGCCGTCGTGGCCGGTGCCGGCTTCATCGGCCTGGAGTTCGCGGCCGCGGCCCGGGCCCGCGGGATCGACGTCACGGTGCTGCACTCGGCGTCCAGGGTGCTGAACCGCTCGGTCTCCCGCCGGCTCTCCGAATGGTTCACCAAGGCCCATCGCGGCGACGGCATCGACCTGCGCCTGAGCGAAGGAGTGCAATCAATCGACGCGCACGACGACCTGCAAGTGCATTCCACCGAAAGGGAAAGCTACCGGGCCGATCTGGTGGTGTACGGCATCGGCGTGCTGCCCAACGTTGATTTGGCAGAAGCATCGGGCCTGGCCTGCGAGAACGGCATCCTGGTGGATGCCTCGCTGCGCACCTCCGATGAACGCGTCTACGCAATAGGCGACTGCGCCAATGTCGACCGAGGAGGCACGCGGGTACGCCTGGAATCGGTGCAGAACGCCACGGACCAGGCCCGCAACCTGGCCCGCACGCTGTGCGGCGAGCCCGCGGCATATTCGGAAGTTGCCTGGTTCTGGAGCGTCCAGGGCCGCCACCGCTTGCAAATCGCGGGGCTGGCCCAGCCCAGCGACAGCAGCATGCTGCTGGGCGATCCGGAGAGCGGCAAATTCTCCATCGCCCAGCTGCGCGACGGGCAGCTGGTTGCGGTGGAATCCGTGAACCGTCCCGCCGACCACGCGGCCGCCCGCAAGTTGCTGTCCCGCGGCGAGAGCATTACCGATGCCATGCTCGCCAGCGCCGGTTCCCTGAAAGAACTGGCCTGCGCCACACCAGCCGCGGCCTAG
- a CDS encoding 2Fe-2S iron-sulfur cluster-binding protein, with protein MPIITFEQPNGTATDVEVAEGGNIMRAAVANGIAGIVGECGGQAMCATCHVYVHPEDAAALPEPGEDEDEMLDCTTAERTGTSRLGCQVVLGGALQSIRVAVPSEQV; from the coding sequence ATGCCTATCATCACCTTTGAACAGCCCAACGGCACTGCCACCGACGTCGAGGTCGCTGAGGGCGGCAACATCATGCGCGCCGCCGTCGCCAACGGAATCGCCGGGATCGTCGGCGAATGCGGCGGCCAAGCCATGTGCGCCACCTGCCACGTCTACGTGCACCCTGAGGATGCCGCGGCCCTGCCCGAGCCGGGCGAAGACGAAGATGAAATGCTCGACTGCACCACCGCTGAGCGCACCGGGACCAGCCGGCTGGGCTGCCAGGTCGTGCTGGGCGGCGCGCTGCAGTCCATCCGGGTCGCCGTTCCCTCCGAACAGGTTTGA
- a CDS encoding cytochrome P450 — MSSTSAACPFTGAQASTGTAPATYANTANAVREAPIADWVRIEDMYRDPFPIYQRLRAEAPLHWVPAVNRYMVTSYAACHEIEQDEARFSANERNSLMKRSMGHSMLRKDNPEHQVDRGSYGATLRPGTIKKLWNGIFEQNNRKYLGELLAKGPGSDFVWDYAAPYTAENLRLICGFHNATQQDMQRWSQTMIDGTGNYADDPKVWAKAAASSAEVDAAIDEMLPYLAKNPDHSLLSNLASVPIPLEAIRANLKMTIGGGLNEPRDVLSTTVWALLENPEQLQAVRHDPALFPKAFEESVRWVAPIGMYPRETTQELVLEGVRLPAGARLGVVLGAANRDPEVFEDPETFNIFREKKPHLAFGGGVHFCAGTWIARAQVAQVALPAVFENLPNLRLDPSSGSVDAGWVFRGMTKMPVLWDA, encoded by the coding sequence ATGAGCAGCACCTCAGCGGCCTGCCCCTTCACCGGCGCACAGGCCAGCACCGGCACCGCGCCAGCCACGTACGCCAACACCGCGAACGCAGTTCGCGAGGCCCCGATCGCCGATTGGGTAAGAATCGAGGACATGTACCGCGACCCGTTCCCGATCTACCAGCGCCTGCGCGCCGAAGCACCGCTGCATTGGGTCCCGGCAGTCAACCGCTACATGGTGACCTCCTATGCCGCCTGCCACGAGATCGAGCAGGATGAAGCCCGCTTCTCCGCCAACGAACGCAACTCGCTGATGAAGCGGTCCATGGGCCACTCGATGCTGCGCAAGGACAACCCGGAACACCAGGTGGACCGCGGCTCCTACGGAGCGACGCTGCGCCCGGGCACCATCAAGAAGCTCTGGAACGGGATCTTCGAGCAGAACAACCGCAAGTACCTGGGCGAGCTCCTCGCCAAGGGCCCGGGCTCGGACTTCGTCTGGGACTACGCCGCCCCCTACACCGCGGAGAACTTGCGGCTGATCTGCGGATTCCACAACGCCACCCAGCAGGACATGCAGCGTTGGAGCCAGACCATGATCGACGGCACCGGCAACTATGCCGACGACCCCAAGGTCTGGGCCAAAGCGGCCGCCTCCTCGGCCGAGGTCGATGCCGCCATCGACGAGATGCTCCCCTATCTGGCCAAGAACCCGGACCACTCGCTGCTTTCCAATCTGGCCTCCGTGCCGATCCCACTGGAAGCCATCCGGGCGAACCTGAAGATGACCATCGGCGGAGGGCTGAACGAGCCGCGCGACGTGCTGTCCACCACCGTCTGGGCGCTGTTGGAGAACCCCGAGCAGCTGCAGGCGGTCCGCCACGACCCTGCGCTGTTCCCCAAGGCCTTCGAGGAATCGGTGCGCTGGGTTGCCCCGATAGGCATGTACCCCAGGGAGACCACCCAGGAGCTGGTACTGGAAGGCGTGAGGCTGCCAGCCGGCGCGCGGCTGGGCGTGGTGCTCGGCGCTGCTAATCGAGACCCGGAGGTTTTCGAAGACCCCGAAACCTTCAACATCTTCCGCGAGAAGAAGCCGCACCTGGCGTTTGGCGGCGGCGTGCACTTCTGCGCCGGCACCTGGATCGCCCGGGCGCAGGTCGCCCAGGTCGCCCTGCCAGCGGTCTTCGAGAACTTGCCGAACCTTCGCCTGGATCCATCCAGCGGCAGCGTCGATGCCGGCTGGGTCTTCCGCGGCATGACCAAGATGCCTGTCCTCTGGGACGCCTGA
- a CDS encoding LysR substrate-binding domain-containing protein, whose translation MPKFTLRQLECLAAVGQLGSISAAALSLNLSASAVTGGLNELERVLNTQLTIRRKAHGVSLTPAGRYVLDEAQGILQASGDLEQMASGAGEVLAGKVRVGCYSSLAPTVLPGLLAEYGKRYAQVEVDFFAGTQQEIFQMLAAGNLDLAFVYDFGLPEGIERTELFRTEPYVLLPAEHPLAAEPKVPLVRLAGEPMILLDVPPSREHTQNLFESAAVEPWIRYRTADFEVTRSMVARGLGYAVLVQRPAADVSYEGLELVARPIHPVARTVRVALARPRAIAPSKAATAMHALALELHKPAR comes from the coding sequence GTGCCGAAATTTACGCTGCGTCAGCTCGAATGCCTGGCCGCCGTGGGGCAGTTGGGCTCCATCAGCGCTGCCGCGCTGTCGCTGAATTTGTCAGCCTCGGCGGTGACCGGAGGGCTCAATGAGCTCGAACGCGTGCTGAATACGCAGCTGACGATTCGGCGCAAGGCCCACGGCGTGAGCCTGACCCCGGCGGGACGCTACGTTTTGGACGAGGCGCAGGGAATCCTGCAGGCCTCCGGGGACCTGGAGCAGATGGCCAGCGGAGCTGGCGAAGTGCTGGCCGGGAAGGTGCGGGTGGGCTGCTACTCGTCGTTGGCTCCCACGGTGCTGCCCGGGTTGCTGGCCGAGTACGGGAAGCGCTACGCGCAGGTGGAGGTCGACTTCTTCGCGGGCACGCAGCAGGAGATTTTCCAGATGCTGGCCGCCGGGAATCTGGACCTGGCGTTCGTCTACGACTTCGGGCTGCCCGAGGGCATCGAGCGCACCGAATTATTCCGCACCGAACCCTACGTACTGCTGCCCGCGGAGCACCCGCTGGCCGCCGAGCCGAAAGTGCCGCTGGTGCGGCTGGCCGGCGAACCAATGATCCTGCTGGATGTCCCGCCAAGCCGGGAGCATACGCAGAACCTGTTCGAGTCCGCCGCGGTGGAGCCATGGATCCGCTACCGTACTGCCGACTTCGAGGTCACCCGCTCGATGGTGGCCCGGGGGCTGGGATACGCGGTGCTGGTCCAGCGCCCGGCGGCGGACGTCTCCTACGAGGGGCTGGAGCTGGTGGCGCGCCCGATCCACCCGGTGGCCCGCACGGTGCGCGTCGCACTGGCCCGTCCCCGGGCGATCGCCCCGTCCAAGGCGGCCACCGCCATGCATGCTCTGGCGTTGGAACTGCATAAGCCAGCTCGGTGA
- a CDS encoding sensor histidine kinase: MNTRRRPPLAILPVVVAVIQLAGLGAATAHQGVSRPLAATLVLLAGPALLLLRRRAPGPMAAGAAAVALAYLAAGFPFGPFLPSLLASLFIAVVLDARWWAWGAAVAFGAGAWLLAVQHAELRIYLLLAWLAVLLLAGELAKAGRSRREDRRKAEAERRRHERNEERLVLARDIHDVVAHSLSMINVQASVALHLAQKDPDPGKLIEALGNIKSGSSHALAEVREVLSVLRHDAPRIPSQRIGQLPDLAARVSSGELAVHYTPPGDLPGWVDERVENTIYRVVQESLTNIVRHAHASTAIVALRADGTQAVASIADDGIGLGAAVEGNGLRGLRERVQQLGGTVSLGPAQLPGAARPGTVVTLRIPAPQEAS; this comes from the coding sequence ATGAATACCCGTCGACGCCCTCCGCTGGCGATCCTGCCCGTCGTGGTGGCGGTCATCCAGCTAGCCGGCTTGGGCGCCGCCACCGCGCATCAGGGCGTATCCCGGCCGCTGGCAGCCACCCTTGTGCTACTGGCTGGTCCGGCTTTGCTGCTGCTGCGCCGCCGGGCTCCCGGCCCCATGGCCGCAGGTGCCGCCGCTGTCGCGCTGGCCTACCTGGCTGCCGGGTTCCCCTTCGGGCCGTTCCTGCCCAGCCTGCTGGCGTCCCTGTTCATTGCCGTAGTGCTCGATGCCCGCTGGTGGGCCTGGGGCGCTGCCGTGGCATTCGGTGCCGGGGCTTGGCTGCTGGCCGTGCAGCATGCCGAGCTGAGGATCTACCTGTTGCTGGCCTGGCTGGCAGTGCTTCTGCTGGCCGGCGAGCTCGCCAAGGCAGGGCGCAGTCGCCGGGAGGACCGGCGCAAGGCTGAAGCCGAACGCCGGCGGCATGAACGCAACGAGGAACGGCTGGTGCTGGCCCGCGATATCCACGACGTGGTGGCCCACTCGCTGTCCATGATCAATGTGCAGGCGTCGGTGGCCCTGCACCTGGCGCAGAAGGACCCCGATCCGGGCAAGCTCATCGAGGCGCTGGGCAACATCAAGTCCGGTTCCTCCCATGCGCTCGCCGAGGTGCGCGAGGTCCTCTCGGTGCTGCGCCACGATGCGCCCAGGATCCCCAGCCAGCGCATCGGGCAGCTGCCGGATCTGGCGGCCCGGGTTTCCTCCGGCGAACTGGCGGTGCATTACACCCCTCCCGGAGATCTGCCGGGTTGGGTGGATGAGCGCGTGGAGAACACTATCTACCGGGTGGTCCAGGAATCGCTGACCAATATCGTCCGCCATGCGCATGCCTCCACCGCGATCGTCGCGTTGAGGGCGGATGGCACGCAAGCGGTGGCATCCATCGCCGATGACGGCATCGGCTTGGGCGCCGCTGTAGAGGGCAACGGCCTGCGCGGATTGCGCGAACGCGTGCAGCAACTGGGCGGAACCGTCTCGCTGGGACCGGCGCAGCTGCCCGGGGCCGCCCGGCCTGGCACCGTGGTCACCTTGCGCATTCCGGCACCCCAGGAGGCATCATGA
- a CDS encoding response regulator: MSIGVLIVDDQSLIRAGFSALLEAEADMTVLGTAGSGTEAVQLARATKPDIVLMDIRMPHGDGISATAQITAELPTRVIMLTTFELEEYILDSIRAGASGFLVKDTEPAQLIEAVRIVAAGDSLLSPSVTRTLLSQVATGIQKKLPADPRLAELTAREREVLVQIGTGKTNAEIAAALFITPLTAKTHVSRIIGKLGVRDRTSLVVLAYESGLITPGEALGNA, encoded by the coding sequence ATGAGCATCGGGGTACTGATCGTCGACGACCAGTCGCTGATTCGCGCCGGGTTCAGCGCGCTGCTGGAAGCCGAAGCCGACATGACGGTGCTCGGCACCGCAGGCAGCGGCACGGAGGCGGTGCAGCTGGCGCGCGCCACGAAGCCGGATATCGTGCTGATGGATATCCGCATGCCCCACGGCGACGGGATTTCCGCGACCGCACAGATCACAGCCGAGCTGCCCACCCGCGTGATCATGCTGACCACCTTCGAGCTCGAAGAGTACATCCTGGATTCGATCCGCGCCGGAGCCAGCGGGTTCCTGGTCAAGGACACCGAGCCGGCGCAGCTGATCGAGGCGGTGCGCATTGTGGCGGCAGGCGATTCGCTGCTCTCGCCGAGCGTCACCCGCACGCTGCTGAGCCAGGTCGCCACCGGGATCCAGAAGAAGCTTCCCGCCGACCCGCGCCTGGCCGAACTGACCGCCCGGGAACGCGAAGTGCTGGTGCAGATCGGCACCGGGAAAACCAATGCGGAGATCGCGGCAGCACTTTTCATCACCCCGCTGACCGCAAAAACCCATGTTTCGCGGATCATCGGCAAGCTGGGGGTGCGCGATCGCACCTCGCTGGTGGTGCTGGCCTACGAATCCGGCCTGATCACCCCCGGCGAAGCGCTGGGCAACGCGTAA
- a CDS encoding TM2 domain-containing protein, which yields MTENTGGQPQRPYEQQPIQINNHIVIVNQKSTLLAYVLWFFLGQLGIHKFYLGQVVAGIVYLALGVIGWATTFILIGWVPLGVLWILLIIDLFTIPGTVQRINQRGTTRYMA from the coding sequence ATGACGGAAAATACTGGCGGCCAGCCGCAACGCCCCTATGAGCAGCAGCCCATCCAGATCAACAACCACATCGTGATCGTGAACCAGAAGAGCACCCTGCTGGCCTATGTGCTGTGGTTCTTCCTTGGCCAGCTGGGCATCCACAAGTTCTACCTCGGCCAGGTAGTGGCGGGCATCGTGTACCTGGCGCTGGGCGTCATCGGCTGGGCCACGACCTTCATCCTGATCGGCTGGGTGCCTTTGGGCGTGCTGTGGATCTTGCTGATTATCGACCTGTTCACCATCCCCGGCACGGTGCAGCGCATCAACCAGCGCGGCACCACCCGTTACATGGCATAG